From the genome of Ralstonia insidiosa:
CTCGCCGCGTGAGGGATGGTCGAGCGCCGTATTGCCCAGCGTGCGCGCCAGACGCGCGTCGGCCAGCCGCGCCACTACGCGGTGCATCAACGCCACGCCATGCTCCATCGCCCGCGCGGTAATGACATTGCCGCTGCTGACGATGGCCTGGGCCGGCACCACCTTCAACTGCGGGAAATTGCCCTGCACCCAACCGGCAATCAGCCACGTCACGGTCAGCCGCTGACCAGGCGCCAGTACGTCGGCCAACATCGCCACACCGGTAAAGGGCGACGCCACCAGTCGCCCCGCTTTCAGATAGCGGCGGATCGTGGCCCGCTCCACCTCCAGCAGCGCCAGGCGCTGCTCCATCGTGCCGATGTGGTCGAAATGCAGCGGCGGCACGATCAGCGCGTCGCCAAGCTCGGCATCGTCTTCCGGCAGCGCATCGCACCGGCAGGCGAGTGTCTGGGCCGCCGCCTGCCAGCGCCCCGGATCGCGCGCGACAAGCCGCCAGCCGAACACCGGCGTCTTGGCGGCATTGGCCCGCTTGCCAGCCTGCATGGACGCCAGCGCGTTGGCCACGCCAAGCGTGTCGGCAGCCGTTGCCAGTGCGGAAAAGCCGGCGTCAGGAAAGGTCAGCAGGTCGATATTGGGCATGCCGCAGTATAGGCATGCGCAGCAATCTACATGGCGGGATTAACCCCAACTCTGGCGGGAATACCTCTTTCAGATCAGACCCGTCCGATTGAGGATGCGACGGTGGCTGCGCACAGACGCGGCCCATCACAAAACAAAGATCAGGAGACAACGCACGATGCAGCAATTCATGCAGGGATTCGCGCTGCGCGGCACGCTCGCCATGGCCGCGCTTGCAGCGCTGGCCGGCTGCGCAAGCACCGACAGCGGCTGGGCTACACCTTCGGACACCGGCCTCTCGGCCGACATTAGCCGCACCGCCTTCGGCATTCCGCACATCCGCGCCAACGACTACGCCAGCCTCGGCTACGGCATGGCCTACGCCTATGCGCAAGACAACGTCTGCCTGCTGGCCGACCAGGTCGTCACCGTCAATGGCGAGCGCTCGAAGACCTTTGGGCCGGAAGGCACCGTCACCGTGTCGTTCAAGCCGATCCCGAACACGCAATCCGATGCCTTCTTCAAGGGCGCCTTTGACGAGGCCGGCCTGCGCGCGGGCTACGCACAGATGTCGCCCGAAGCACGCGAACTGCTGCGCGGCTACATCGCCGGCTACAACCGCTATCTGAAAGACACGCCCGCCGCCGACCGCCCCGCTGCGTGCCGCAACGCCGCCTGGGTGCGTCCGCTTACGCTGGCGGACATGATGCTGATGGGCGAGGAGAAGGCCATCCAGGCCAGCGCGGGCGCCATGCTGCAAAGCATTGTCGCTGCGCAGCCGCCGGGCGGTGCGCCTGTCTCTGGCGTAGCGATCCCACCGCTCGCCATCGACACCGCCGCGCTCGATCGCGATCTGCAACTGCGCGACATGCCGATCGGCTCCAACGGCTGGGCCTTCGGCAAGAGTGCCACCGACAACGGCCACGGCGTGCTGCTCGGCAACCCGCACTTCCCATGGACGACCACCAACCGCTTCTATCAGGTCCACCTGACCGTGCCCGGCAAGCTGGACGTGATGGGCGCATCGATTGCCGCCTTCCCCGTCGTCAGCATCGGCTTCAACAAGGATGTGGCGTGGACGCACACGGTGTCTACCGGCCGCCGCTTCACCGTGTTCGAGTTGAAGCTGGCCGAGGGCGACCCGACCACCTACCTGATCGACGGCACGCCACACAAGATGACCACGCGCACCGTGGCCTTTGATGTGAAGCTGCCCGACGGCCGCATCGAGCGCCGCACGCACACCTTCTACGACACCGTGTACGGCCCGGTCTTGTCGATGCCTGCCGGCGGCATGCCGTGGACCACGCAGAAGGCCTACACGCTGCGGGATGCCAACCGCAACAACACACGCTCGATCGACACATGGCTGCACATTGGGCAAGCCAAGGACGTGGCGGGTATCCGCCAGGCGATCGGCAACCTCGGCATCCCCTGGGTCAACACCATTGCCACCGACCGCAGCGGCCGCGCGCTGTTTGCCGATGTGTCGACCACGCCGGATGTGTCAGCTGAATCGCTCAAGCGCTGCGCCCCGTCGCCGCTGGCTGACAAGCTGTTCAAGGGCGTTGGCCTGGTGCTGCTCGACGGCTCACGCAGCACGTGCAACTGGCAGGTCGATCCGGCATCGCCCGTGCCAGGCCTGGTGGCGCCCGCACGCATGCCGGTGCTGGAACGCGACGACTACGTTGCCAACAGCAACGACAGTTCGTGGCTCACCAACCCGGCGCAGAAGATGACGGGCTACTCGCCAGTCATGGGGTCGATCGACGTGCCGCAGCGCCTGCGCACCCGTATCGGCATCATCGAGATCGAGCGCCGCTTGAATGGCACCGATGGGTTGCCCGGCAACAAGGTCAATCTGCCGAACCTGCAGGCGATGATCTTCCGCGATGCCAACCTCGCCGGCCACCTCGTGCGCGACGATCTGCTGGCCGCGTGCAAAGCCGGTAGTGGCAACCTCGATGCTGATGTGCGTGACGGCTGTGCTGCCCTCGCGCAGTGGAACCTGAACAGCAACGTCGACGCCCACGCCGCCCATCTGTTCCGCGAGTTCTGGATGCGCGCCAAGGACATCCCGCATGTCTACGCGGTCGACTTCAACCCGGCTGACCCGGTCCACACGCCGCGCAACCTGCGCATGAGCGACATAACCGTGCGTACGGCCGTGTTCAAGGCACTGAAGGATGCTGTGGGCGCGGTGCGCACCGCCGGCTTTGCGCTGGATGCCCCGCTGGGCACCGTGCAGGCAGCGCACGCGCCGGGCGGCGACATCGCCCTGCACGGCGGTGAGGAGTACGAAGGCGTGCTGAACAAGCTGCAAAGCACGCCGATCGGGCCGAAGGGGCTGCAGGTGTATTTCGGCACCAGCTACATCCAGACCGTCACGTTTGACGACCAGGGCCCGGTGGCCGATGCGCTGCTCACCTATGGCGAATCGAGCGATCCGGCCTCGCCGCGTGCGTTTGACCAGATGCGTGAGTTCTCGGCCAAACGCTGGAATCGGCTGCCGTTCTCGGAGGCGGCCATTGCTGCCGACCCGGCGCTGAAGGTGACGAAGCTGTCGCAGTAAATCCGCATCAATTCATCACCGCAAATGCAAACGCCCCGCTCGTGCGGGGCGTTTTGCTTGAACAGCCAACCAGCCGATCAGTCGCGGAAGTTGTTGAAATCCAGCGGCGTGTCGCTCACGTCCTTGCGCAGCATGGCGATCACGCTTTGCAGGTCATCGCGCTTGGCGCCGGTCACGCGCACCGCATCGCCCTGGATGCTGGCCTGGACCTTGATCTTGCTGTCCTTGATCGTCTTGACGATCTTCTTGGCCAGATCGCCCGACACGCCCTTCTTGATCTTGACGACCTGCTTCATCTTGTCGCCGCCGATCTTCTGCTTGTCCTGGTAGTCCAGGAAGCGCACGTCGACGTTGCGCTTGGCGAGCTTGTTCATCAGCACGTCGTTGACTTGGCCGATCTTGAAATCGTCATCGGCAAACAGCGTCAGCTCCTGCTCCTTGTGCTAGACGCGCGAGTCCGAGCCCTTGAAGTCGAATCGCGTCGAAATCTCTTTGTTGGCCTGTTCCACGGCGTTCTTCACTTCCACCATGTTGGCTTCGCATACCACGTCAAACGACGGCATCGTGTTCTCCTTGCAGACTTGAATCGGGTTGCTGCGGCGCGCCCTGCATGTCCCATCCGGGGTGCCGCGTGCGCCATGGCTTTTATAATCTCGGCTTTCCCAGCAGATTTGGCGCCATGGCGTTGCTCGACACGCATTATCCCCTAGGCCGGCACAACACGTTTCGTTTTGAGGCCACCGCCCGCTATGCCGCGCACGTGCGCACGCCGGAGGACATCCCCGCCGCACTCGCCGACCCGCGCGTGCAGGGCCTGCCCGTGCTGGTGCTGGGTGGCGGCAGCAACGTCGTGCTCACGCGTGACTTTGATGGCCTGGTGCTGCTGATGGAGATTCCGGGCGTCACCACCGGCCGGGCGACGGTCAATGGCCGCGAAGTTCACACCGTCACCGCAGGCGGCGGTGAAGCGTGGCACGGCCTGGTCGCGCACACCGTCGCCCATGGCTTGCCTGGGCTGGAAAATCTCGCGCTGATCCCAGGGACGGTGGGCGCCGCGCCGATCCAGAACATCGGCGCATACGGCGTCGAGATCAAAGACCGCTTCCATTCCCTGCGCGCCTACGACCGCCACGCCAGCGAGTTCGTCACACTAGACGCCGCAGACTGCGCCTTTGGCTACCGCGACAGCCTGTTCAAGCGCGCCGGCGCCGATCGCTACGTCATCACCGAAGTGACGTTCGCCCTGCCCGTCGACTGGCAGCCCGACACGCACTACGCAGAACTCGCACGTGAACTGGCCGCGCAGAACATCGCCAACCCCACGGCGCAGAACATCTTCGACGCGGTAGTCGCCATCCGCCGCCGCAAGCTGCCCGACCCGGCCGAGATCGGCAACGCAGGCAGCTTCTTCAAGAATCCCATCGTCGATGCCGCCACGCGTGATGCGCTGGCCGAGCGCTTCCCGAACCTCGTGGGTTATGTGCAGCCGGACGGCACCTACAAGCTGGCCGCCGGCTGGTTGATCGACCAGTGCGGCTTCAAGGGCCGCCAGAGCGGCGCGGTGGGCGTCTA
Proteins encoded in this window:
- the murB gene encoding UDP-N-acetylmuramate dehydrogenase, producing MALLDTHYPLGRHNTFRFEATARYAAHVRTPEDIPAALADPRVQGLPVLVLGGGSNVVLTRDFDGLVLLMEIPGVTTGRATVNGREVHTVTAGGGEAWHGLVAHTVAHGLPGLENLALIPGTVGAAPIQNIGAYGVEIKDRFHSLRAYDRHASEFVTLDAADCAFGYRDSLFKRAGADRYVITEVTFALPVDWQPDTHYAELARELAAQNIANPTAQNIFDAVVAIRRRKLPDPAEIGNAGSFFKNPIVDAATRDALAERFPNLVGYVQPDGTYKLAAGWLIDQCGFKGRQSGAVGVYEKQALVLVHRGGGSAVQLMTLAREIQDAVHARFGVRIEPEPVVI
- a CDS encoding GlxA family transcriptional regulator, translating into MPNIDLLTFPDAGFSALATAADTLGVANALASMQAGKRANAAKTPVFGWRLVARDPGRWQAAAQTLACRCDALPEDDAELGDALIVPPLHFDHIGTMEQRLALLEVERATIRRYLKAGRLVASPFTGVAMLADVLAPGQRLTVTWLIAGWVQGNFPQLKVVPAQAIVSSGNVITARAMEHGVALMHRVVARLADARLARTLGNTALDHPSRGEAIGIWLRSKPAIRDSVVLRARRYLQQHLHEPFDLGKLAAAASTSERTLLRHFTKTVGTSPLQLLHRLRVERACHLLEVSTLSLTTIAEQCGYQDMSAFRRLIRRHTGRPPGEHRRAHSVRAELRN
- a CDS encoding acylase — translated: MQQFMQGFALRGTLAMAALAALAGCASTDSGWATPSDTGLSADISRTAFGIPHIRANDYASLGYGMAYAYAQDNVCLLADQVVTVNGERSKTFGPEGTVTVSFKPIPNTQSDAFFKGAFDEAGLRAGYAQMSPEARELLRGYIAGYNRYLKDTPAADRPAACRNAAWVRPLTLADMMLMGEEKAIQASAGAMLQSIVAAQPPGGAPVSGVAIPPLAIDTAALDRDLQLRDMPIGSNGWAFGKSATDNGHGVLLGNPHFPWTTTNRFYQVHLTVPGKLDVMGASIAAFPVVSIGFNKDVAWTHTVSTGRRFTVFELKLAEGDPTTYLIDGTPHKMTTRTVAFDVKLPDGRIERRTHTFYDTVYGPVLSMPAGGMPWTTQKAYTLRDANRNNTRSIDTWLHIGQAKDVAGIRQAIGNLGIPWVNTIATDRSGRALFADVSTTPDVSAESLKRCAPSPLADKLFKGVGLVLLDGSRSTCNWQVDPASPVPGLVAPARMPVLERDDYVANSNDSSWLTNPAQKMTGYSPVMGSIDVPQRLRTRIGIIEIERRLNGTDGLPGNKVNLPNLQAMIFRDANLAGHLVRDDLLAACKAGSGNLDADVRDGCAALAQWNLNSNVDAHAAHLFREFWMRAKDIPHVYAVDFNPADPVHTPRNLRMSDITVRTAVFKALKDAVGAVRTAGFALDAPLGTVQAAHAPGGDIALHGGEEYEGVLNKLQSTPIGPKGLQVYFGTSYIQTVTFDDQGPVADALLTYGESSDPASPRAFDQMREFSAKRWNRLPFSEAAIAADPALKVTKLSQ